The Stigmatella aurantiaca genome includes the window GCGCCCCCGCGAGCATCTCCGCGAAGACCGCGGAGGACGTGCGCAAGATGGCGCAGACCATCTTCCAGGTGCTCGACTGCCGGGATCTGGGCCGCATCGACTTCCGGCTCAGCGACGCAGGGGTGCCGTACTTCCTGGAGATCAACGCGCTGCCCAGCCTGGAGCCGGGCGCCGGCATCTACGCCGCCGCGGAGCTGGACGGGCTGCACCTGGATGGGGTCATCAACTCCATCATCCAGAGCGCCGCCAAGCGCTACAAGATCAAGGACTCGGCCCGGCGCCAGGGCAAGCCCGCGCGCAAGACGGGCCCGCTGCGCGTGGGGTTCACCTACAACGTCAAGCGCGTGAAGCCCACGGTGGATGCCTCGGAGGACAGCGAGGCCGAGTACGACTCGCCGGCCACGCTCCAGGCCATCCGCGAGGCCATCGCCTCGTGGGGCCACGAGGTGGTGGACCTGGAGGCCAGCCCGGAGCTGCCCAGCGTGCTGGCCAGCACGCCCCTGGACGTGGTGTTCAACATCGCCGAGGGCTTCAAGGGCCGCAACCGCGAGAGCCAGGTGCCCGCGATGCTGGAGCTGCTGGACATCCCCTACACGGGGAGCGATCCGGCCACGCTCTCCATCGCGCTCGACAAGGCGCTGGCGAAGAAGATCGTCCGCCAGGCGGGCATCCACACGCCGAACTTCCAGCTGATGATCACCGGCAAGGAGCGGCTCAACAAGGACTTCACCACCTTCCCGCTCATCGTGAAGCCGGTGGCGGAGGGCTCCTCCAAGGGCGTGGTGAGCAAGAGCGTCTGCCACAGCGAGGCGGAGCTGCGCGAGGTGGTCAAGGAGATCGCCAGCAAGTACCAGCAGCCGGCCCTCATCGAGGAGTACATCCGGGGCCGCGAGTTCACCGTGGGCCTGCTGGGCGAGCGCCGGCCGCGTGTGCTGCCTCCCATGGAGATCGTCTTCCTGGACAAGGAAGAGAAGAACCCCGTCTACAGCTTCCAGCACAAGCTGGATTGGACCGATCGCATCCGCTACGACGCGCCCGCCAAGATCGAGCCCGCGCTCCTGGAGCGGCTGCGCACCGCGGCGCGCGGCTCGTTCATGGCGCTCGGGTGCCGGGACGTGGCGCGCATCGACTTCCGCATGGATGACAAGGGGCGCATCTACTTCATCGAGTGCAACCCGCTGCCGGGCCTGACGCCGGGCTGGAGCGACCTGGTGCTCATCGCCCAGGGCGCCGGCATGGACTACCGCGGGCTCATCGGGGAGATCATGGCCCCGGCCATCCGCCGCTACAAGGAGCGGGAGGCCCGCCGCGCCGCGGACGAGCAGCCCCCCGCCAAGGTCATCCTGGAGAAGAGCGCCCAGGAGAAGGCCGCCGGGGAGGAGAAGTCCGGAAACGGCCACCACGGCACGCCCGCCCCGGTGAGCGGGGATCCCCGGACGGAGCCCAAGCCCTCCTGATCAGGGAATGTCGCGGCCCTCGCCGAAGCCGAGCACCCAGAAGGCCGGCTTCGGCTCTGCTTGCGCCTCCAGGGCCGCGCGCAGCCGGGTGACGGGCTCCTCCTGCCCGTCATCCGCCAGCCGGAAGGTGCCGAAGTGCATGGGCACGGTGACCTGGGCCTCCAGGTCCCGGTGGGCCTGCACCGCCTGCTCGGGCGAGACGTGCACCACCTCCATGAAGGCCTCGGGCCGGAAGGCGCCGATGGGCAGCACGGCGAGCCGGGGCGGGCCGAAGCGCTCGCGCACCTGGCGGAAGTGTTTGCCGTAGCCGGTGTCTCCCGCGAAGTACGTCACCCCCGAGGGGCCCTGGAGCACGTAGCTTGTCCACAGCGTGCCGTCCTTGTCGCTCAGCCCCCGGTTGGAGAAGTGGTGCGCCGGGGTGCTCACCAGCTTCACCTCCGGGCTGAGCGGAACCTCCTGCCACCAGTCCAGCTCCACCGTGTTGCGCAGCCCCTTGGACTCGAGGAACGCCCGGTTC containing:
- a CDS encoding D-alanine--D-alanine ligase family protein, translated to MRIALTHNLRLSDLEEEAEFDTQETVNALAGAIERLGHRLERFEVSGPASRTVARLEAYSPDLIFNTAEGRRGRFREAFYPALFDELGFPYTGSDAYALAITLDKQLTKLILAKHGIRTPGWQYVEKLSELTAENLHFPVIVKPNFEGSSKGITQDSIAETLEEVHEKVTQALAKYPAGVLVEEYISGRDLTVPFLAAVDNDYDGVLSPVEYVMDPATTEGRKYQIYDYELKTKHNTAVRVRAPASISAKTAEDVRKMAQTIFQVLDCRDLGRIDFRLSDAGVPYFLEINALPSLEPGAGIYAAAELDGLHLDGVINSIIQSAAKRYKIKDSARRQGKPARKTGPLRVGFTYNVKRVKPTVDASEDSEAEYDSPATLQAIREAIASWGHEVVDLEASPELPSVLASTPLDVVFNIAEGFKGRNRESQVPAMLELLDIPYTGSDPATLSIALDKALAKKIVRQAGIHTPNFQLMITGKERLNKDFTTFPLIVKPVAEGSSKGVVSKSVCHSEAELREVVKEIASKYQQPALIEEYIRGREFTVGLLGERRPRVLPPMEIVFLDKEEKNPVYSFQHKLDWTDRIRYDAPAKIEPALLERLRTAARGSFMALGCRDVARIDFRMDDKGRIYFIECNPLPGLTPGWSDLVLIAQGAGMDYRGLIGEIMAPAIRRYKEREARRAADEQPPAKVILEKSAQEKAAGEEKSGNGHHGTPAPVSGDPRTEPKPS